A genomic window from Chrysiogenia bacterium includes:
- a CDS encoding acyl-CoA dehydrogenase family protein, with amino-acid sequence MIEFELEPGQRNIQQMVRFFAKSELRPKALEFDKNGVSDEFLRKVQKMGIGAGAVPKEMGGDDAGVRPDSRGVSQSNRMGVIAAEEMSWGDPGVILTFPGPGLGGPPVAITGTPEQKERCFSIFAKDKDPAWGAYGLTEPGAGSDAANISTTCRKDGDYYVLNGTKCFITNGGRASWVVVFATLDKTKGREAHRAFIVEKGTPGFSLGKIEKKLGLRSSETAELVFDECRVHKDNLLGGEEHYEKMGSGGFKTAMKTFDSTRPPVAAMATGIARASYELARDASKEIYMLGRPLARNQVVREKLAEMERKITAARLMIWHATWMA; translated from the coding sequence ATGATCGAATTTGAACTGGAACCAGGACAGCGCAACATCCAGCAGATGGTGCGCTTTTTCGCCAAGAGTGAGCTGCGCCCCAAGGCGCTGGAGTTCGACAAGAACGGCGTCTCCGATGAATTCCTCCGCAAGGTGCAGAAGATGGGTATCGGCGCGGGTGCCGTTCCCAAGGAAATGGGCGGCGACGATGCGGGCGTGAGACCCGACTCCAGGGGCGTCTCCCAGAGCAACCGCATGGGCGTCATCGCCGCTGAGGAAATGTCATGGGGCGATCCCGGCGTCATCCTCACCTTCCCGGGCCCGGGCCTTGGCGGCCCGCCGGTGGCCATTACCGGCACGCCCGAGCAGAAGGAGCGCTGCTTCTCCATCTTCGCCAAGGATAAGGACCCGGCCTGGGGAGCCTACGGGCTGACCGAGCCGGGTGCGGGCTCCGACGCGGCCAATATCTCGACTACCTGCCGCAAGGACGGCGATTACTACGTGCTCAACGGTACCAAGTGCTTCATCACCAACGGCGGCCGCGCCTCCTGGGTCGTGGTCTTCGCTACCCTGGACAAGACCAAGGGGCGCGAGGCGCACCGGGCGTTCATCGTCGAGAAGGGCACGCCGGGCTTCAGCCTCGGCAAGATCGAGAAGAAGCTGGGGCTTCGCTCCTCGGAGACTGCAGAGCTCGTCTTCGATGAATGCCGTGTCCACAAGGACAACCTGCTGGGCGGGGAAGAGCACTACGAGAAGATGGGCTCGGGCGGCTTCAAGACCGCGATGAAGACCTTCGATTCAACCCGTCCGCCGGTGGCCGCGATGGCGACGGGGATTGCCCGGGCTTCATACGAGCTGGCCCGCGACGCCTCCAAGGAGATCTACATGCTTGGCCGCCCGCTCGCGCGCAACCAGGTCGTCCGCGAGAAGCTCGCCGAGATGGAGCGCAAGATCACGGCCGCACGCCTGATGATCTGGCACGCCACCTGGATGGCCGA
- a CDS encoding acyl-CoA dehydrogenase family protein has product MISFELSEEQKQMQETAHRFAETEMRAQDETYRKCEQSASVPGKMVAAYDENGFGVIDIPEEAGGLGQGIVTRTIVEEELAWGDVGIAVALDRPGLGAAAICALGSAEQIKKHLGDLGAKPKTIALCLSEDDVASETYGAIATKAEGGKLTGKKRWVVGGLEADLYVVFARTSEETGWAGVRAFVVEKGAAGLTLGKADARLGVLTAPSCTAELSGTPGEELTGAEDMGAAIVVFLNRARVLTAARLVGVARASAEYARDYAMQRPAFGKMIGQFQSIAFMIADAHTEVNAARWLVWQAADALDKGKDATKQACMALTHAADVATRICTDGVQILGGAGFIQDYPVEKWLRDARELSLTMGPESLNNALAADAILGPITD; this is encoded by the coding sequence ATGATCTCATTCGAGCTGAGCGAAGAACAAAAGCAGATGCAGGAGACCGCGCACCGGTTTGCAGAGACCGAGATGCGCGCCCAGGACGAGACCTATCGCAAGTGCGAGCAGTCGGCCAGCGTGCCCGGCAAGATGGTCGCCGCCTATGACGAGAACGGTTTCGGCGTGATCGACATTCCCGAAGAGGCCGGCGGCCTGGGGCAGGGGATCGTCACACGCACCATCGTCGAAGAAGAACTCGCGTGGGGCGACGTCGGTATCGCTGTCGCCCTCGACCGGCCCGGCCTTGGCGCCGCGGCCATCTGCGCGCTGGGCAGCGCCGAGCAGATCAAGAAACACCTGGGCGACCTTGGCGCCAAGCCCAAGACCATCGCCCTGTGCCTGTCCGAGGACGACGTTGCCTCCGAGACTTATGGCGCGATCGCAACGAAGGCCGAAGGCGGCAAGCTCACCGGCAAGAAGCGCTGGGTGGTGGGCGGCCTGGAGGCCGATCTCTACGTGGTCTTCGCCCGCACGAGCGAGGAGACCGGCTGGGCCGGCGTGCGTGCCTTCGTCGTCGAGAAAGGCGCTGCGGGACTCACGCTCGGCAAAGCCGATGCGCGCCTTGGCGTGCTGACGGCGCCGAGCTGCACGGCTGAATTATCGGGCACGCCGGGCGAAGAACTCACCGGCGCCGAAGACATGGGCGCGGCTATTGTGGTGTTTCTAAATCGCGCCCGCGTGCTGACGGCGGCGCGCCTTGTGGGCGTGGCCCGCGCGAGCGCCGAATACGCGCGCGATTACGCCATGCAGCGCCCGGCCTTCGGCAAGATGATCGGGCAGTTCCAGTCCATCGCCTTCATGATCGCCGACGCACACACCGAGGTGAACGCCGCACGCTGGCTCGTCTGGCAGGCGGCCGATGCCCTGGACAAGGGCAAGGACGCCACCAAGCAGGCCTGCATGGCGCTCACCCACGCGGCCGATGTGGCCACGCGCATCTGCACTGACGGCGTCCAGATTCTGGGCGGTGCGGGCTTCATTCAGGACTACCCGGTGGAGAAATGGCTGCGTGATGCGCGCGAGCTCTCGCTCACCATGGGTCCCGAGTCCCTGAACAACGCCCTGGCGGCCGATGCCATTTTGGGCCCCATCACCGACTGA